Below is a genomic region from Acomys russatus chromosome 3, mAcoRus1.1, whole genome shotgun sequence.
GCCACTATTGAAGACCATTAGGAGCTCAACTACAAAGGTGTCAGTGCAGGCTAGCTTGATGACCTGTGGGACATCACAGAAGAAGTTATCTAGATGGTTTGGGCCACAGAAGGGTAATCGGAGGATAAGGACAACCTGAATGATGGAGTGAACGAAACCCCCAAACCAGAGAGCCAACAGCATCACATAGCAGAGCCTGGGGTTCATCACAGTGGAATAGTGTAAAGGCCTGCAGATGGCAATGTAGCGGTCAAAGGCCATCACGACCAGAAGTAGCCCTTCAGCTCCTCCAAGAAAGTGCAAGAAAAATAACTGAGTGATGCAGGCTTTGTAGGAAATtatcttcttctcagaaaaaaagtcCACCAACATCCTGGGAGTCACAATGAAGGAGTAGGAGGCATCCAGGAAGGCCAAATTTCCCAGGAAGAAATAAAGTGGAGCAATGAGTCCAGGGTCGGACCTTATGGTGAAGATGATGAGCATATTTCCAGGCAAGATGATGATGTAGAAAATTAAGCTCAGAGCAAAGACCAAACGTTGAATGTCATGTGATTGAGTCAGTCCTATAAGAATGAATTCTGTGACAACTGTCCTGTTTTCTGTCTCCATCATGGTCCCTACACaacattaacaaataaaataattccttatATCTTTTCTGACTAGATCATAGCTATTCTCCTTCTAGAAGCATGGTTAGACACAAGTGCATCAACTCACCTCTCTATACAAATAAGCCATTCCCAGTAttttagcttttctgtttcatgaatgCCAACATCTTGTTCTTGAAGTCACACCTTCTTTCTAGCTGTAGTCTAGAATTTCAGCTTGACTCTCTCATGTGAAATTAGAGATGCCATTGCTCTGGGTTTATTTCTCATTGTCCTCAAAAAGATTATTTGTCTTcctgatgaaaaacaaaacaaaaaacagcttgtTGAAGGTATTGAAGTCTTCATGAATACATTTCACATGGGACTGAATGAAGATTGATAGCAAatgcatgtatttattatatcataattattttatatatttattcatcaaaTCTATTAAACTACATATTCATTGATATTTTTAGAGATAAATTTTGCCTCAAGAATGCTGGAAACCAGAATTTTTctgagaacattttattttcccttacaGAAGATGTAGGCATTATCCAGCTGTAAATACAGAACTTTTAGTTAATTGAATAATGGCAAACTGATACTATCTTTTGTAAATATCTTGCTATGAGGCCTGCACTCTGTATCAAAATAAACATGATAAATTACTGTTcatgctgaagaagatgctccaaagttatagagagttttgggtgactattcagatagcaaactgtctctgtcaccttctcatttgggaagctactaacctgcactcccggcatactcaggtaatcaggtttattccttctcaagtctctgatggagttgaagaccaggtagcttagttttacaatgaagattagttgtttaggggttaagatgtttttaggtctagatagatgttttaagttgataatgacaagatatgattgagattgattcacattcagaattttagatgcaccaagataggaaagatgttttcttccaggctgtcaaataccaatagccaaaacactaacaatgtagcatttatataatccctgattgtgtcatgactcttcttgctataggtagtttattgtgtacatgtatcataatatgaatgtatgtggAAAAACATGTAAATAGTTTCTTGGCATGTATATTTTTATCTGATCTTTTGAAATCCTCTTTTAGTTGTATAGTTTATATAGTGTCAAAGTAAAATGAATACAtgtataagtacatatatataatgttgtTTATGTGTGCCACAAGTAGtttatgaaagaaatgaaattcgAATCGAAAATAACCAAAGACTCATAAATTACTTAAGAATACttcaatctaattttaaaaatgtgttacaCAGTTGTAGTTATACAATactttggctttttaaataatatcattaaaaatgaagtgtaggagggctggtggcactcagaggaaggatagcaggctaccaagaagagacttgataccctatgagcatatacagggggaggaggtccccctcagtcacagtaatagcggaggggaatagggggaaagtgggagggagggaagaatgggaggatacaagggatgggataacaagttagatgtaatacgaataaattaataaaatatattttttaaagtttaaaaaatacatatgtaaatacatatgttGTATCATAAGCAAAATCAAAACTCAAAATGTGTATAGTGGAtgggcatacatacatgtacacatggatAGGCACATACTTtcaagagagacaggaaaggaggcCCTAAAGGCAGCCCAAGAGATAGAGTGGTAGATGGCTATGACCAATATACtttgtataaatatacaaatacatatgtattctAAGTTCTAAGAAGTAATCTATGATATGGATTGCCTTTCCCTATTTTCAGAGTGAAATTCTTGAGTTTGATAACTACATAAATCTAAGATTCCAAAATCAGAAGAGACATAGGTTTATCTTCAGCCTGATACCAAAGCAACAGATCAGTGTTCATCAGCTTGTATGAAAGGAGAACCAGTATTTTACAAAACCAGGGttctaggaaatattttctttttaattctcagTATACCATTTCtgtaaatgtaaaactaaaaataaacattaaaatgatttcatattttattgaatGATATCCATTCCTAATATGACAATTCTaaataccaggaaaaaaaaactatattactGAGAATCCACTTTAATTCAGAATCCACATACTGGTTTATTTCTGctatatttcttttaattctagACAGTAAGAGTAACACCTAAAGAATTAAATCAGTTATATCtgcttgcatttcttttttattttttgtaaatttgAAGAATAATAGACACATTTACTTAACAGTCTACCAATACTCCCACACAGCAAATATCTCCGTCTTGGAATGAAATAGACAATACCTGATTGTCCCAAATTTGTTAATTTCTCTTCTCACATAGagctcttttaaaatatgaaatacacaGCTAATTTGTGATGCAATGGAGAATTGGCCTTGGGGATTTAAAGGCTAACAATGCTGTAGAGAGTTTCAATGGGAACTGTCAAGATGCCAACAGGTTATGGATAAAGATTTaaacaaggaataaaataaaaataagccataaaGCATTATGAATGTTAATATATTAGAAAtgtatgtcatttttatttgtaaaattactATGTATTAGAGTGTGTAGAGTTTCTCCTTTCCTCAAATCATTACTTATGTCCAACTGGGTTTCTATTCCAAAATTTATTACATGTAGAAAATATACTTGCTTACAAAGGTGTATTCTAAATTGTTGGAAATAGCCTGAGGTTAGGTTATACTATGGTAATGTATTGCCTACTTTTCTACATATGATCTATGAGAATATATTGGTATGACATAAAGAATATTCCAATATCATAAGAGGCATAGTAAAGCTGGGAAAATTGAGATGAACAAGAAGCTATGATTGCTAAACAGATATGATCATCAGATACATTGTCACtattttgtattgcttttaaATAGActtatcttttttctgttttggataAAACTATTAACTGAATCTTTGAGTATCCATAGCTAGAGTAAATGGAATTACTATCACTAAGTCTATGAAACACTTAGACCTGTGGTATAGCTTTTGGAAACATctaatttattgtattttagtatttctaaaaatcaatcaatttgtTTAATTCAGCTAAAAgaatttgtataaaaatacaGATGTGTTCCTACTTTGAAAGACtgaaaaaacattttctcaatttaaaaactAGATTACTTTTATTCAAACTGTATactgaaaatgacagaaaaattacAAAGATACTGAAAACACCtaaatttttaaacatgaaaaatattttcaagatagAGCACATGAGATCATGATTAATGAAGGAAAACAATAtacttatttctaattttattaaatgattaTTTACACTATTTCACCATGGAGAAGTACACTAAATGGAATACTAAATAGCATtaacatttttaagtatttaattatAAAAGGATTTACAATttgagaaacataaaaaaaatgaaggcaacaTTCAGTTGTATGAGGTATTCAATGTGATTATAGTTGAAGATAAGTATCATTCAGAATTTTTAACTTCTCAAAGATGTATTTGCAGATGAAGTGGACACATATTTATGTGGGAAATACAACTCTAAAAGTGCATCaccttaaattttataataaagcaGGGGTTGCTATACTCCCTTCAGCATGGTGAGAAGCGCTGTGGTAATCTTCTCATTCTGGGCAGAACGGAGTCTTTGTGTGATAACTTTTGTGTCCTTGCAGTTGATGACATTTTCTGGTTTTCTTAATCATTACAGGAATAATCTGTCTCCAATTTTGAATGGATTTAAAGTTATCAAAAATTGAAAGGTCCTTTATAACactaaatgtttttcctttaataGAGATGGCATATAGATTTCACTTGTTTTTATAGGATGccaaatatttttaagatgataatgaATGTTTTCTAAAAAGGGTAAATTTTAGAAGGCAGACAAACATAAAGTTAATTACAATAATTTAATTTCTTGTTATTGGTTTGTCTAGCAGACCAAATTTTATTTGTCCATTAAAACAAATTCTAGTATTATTATGCCATTTACTggtaatatcaaaaataaatcataagTTTTAAGCATCTCCCTTagtaaaaggaaaacaacaaaaatggtttTTTTCTAGGCCAATTTTCCTGCAAATATTGCTAAAAATAAAGTCATACTTTATAAAATCTTAGTTTGTGTTGGCCAGATTTTTCTAAGCATGAGGTCTGGCCAGGAATGTGATTGATATAGCCAGTAAAGAAAATTGTCTTTTCcctctttcaatttgtttaaagggtttttcgttttgttttgttttgtttttgtttttatcttattggtttttgttttcagtttgtttcttataatttgggtggggtggaggtgtaGGTTTTTGTCCCAGGCTGCAGGACAAAtagaaccagggttcacctgaaagaaggagtggggattgaaagtggggcaCAGAGATGACGAGAAAACTGAGTcaagtctagaaatttctgatcaagactctctttaatgtggATGAGTAAGActatatatagcaaggtcaataggatctattgtaatcccactctccctaccCGCAGGCAAgaaagaatacaatagcctgaatagctccctgtaaggacttccttaatcctctatgtagctccctgtaagagcttccctatttctttcaaaggtaaacaatccaaaaatagcctagaacacaagacctccttcagcaagggtcaacaacTTGAGTGCAGCCTAAGctcaggatttctaacatggctgaatttagcatagCTCCccacagttttttctttttcttttttctttttttttttttttttttttttttttttttttagaaaggaagagaaaaaggacatAAAGGTTAAGTAAATATGACAGTGAGAAGGATCTATAAAAAGTcgaagaggggaaagaatatgtaaaatatattgtaCAATTTCTCCTTTCAATTAAAAAGTGAATGCCAGAGGTCATTCCTGCCATGGAAGTAGGTAGGCTGAGTGTAGATTTTCACCTCTCCTTCTGCTCCTTTAAATACAATACCCtggtctcatccccagctctatATCAAAACACCTGATGTAGTCTACTTTTCCCCCAGATGCCACCACCCATTGGTCACAAAGATCTCTTCCTCCAAACTTACTCCTCTCAGTTCATCCCATGctcccagcctccaacaccagcaggcattccctgggaacACATTAGATGATCAGACCAGGGATGCAGATTCCTAGAAAGCGGCATGAAAACACAGTCACcaacagccagtgctacattgTCTACATTGGAGCTCAGCAATATTATCAGAGGATGTCCAGAATATTCCAAAGTAGCTGAACCATAAGTAAAAGGCCTAAAACATCTGCATGGACATGATAACGCCTTTTAAAGGGGGAAATAAAtaagtcccttaaagaaaactaagaaaacacaaacaactggtggaaagaaatgaataaaactgatcTATTTCAAGATCATTTCAATACCAGAAAATGGAAATTAGAAGCAAGAAAGAGATTCTGGCTCATAACTATGGCAGAAGCTCACAGATCTACTGGAGACCAAGCAGGTCTTCAGAACTCCAGGTAAGACTTGCCTGCAGACATCCAAAGCGTCCTCAGAACCTGTCTATCTATTCCAACAGTACCCTTTCCCTTTGTCTCCTTATCCCAACCCAGAATCCTGACAGATTTCCCTGCTCAACCAGAAAACACACTGGTATCCAGACCCCCAGAATCCCAAAGACAGTTCTGGCACCCAAAACCCACACGGTCTCAAGCAGGTTGTAAAAAACCTCAGTGGAGACACCCTACTGGACATGCAAATTAGTGGGTCATTAGGACCACAGGCCCTTCAGGCTAGAAGatcaaacaagaaacagaaaacaaggggATAAATATCCACCCAACACCCAATAAGCACCCAAACCTTTAATTACCCCAAACCCAGATGACTTTAGGCAAGCATAAGAATGCAACCAAGACAACATGGCACCCCAAGAGCCCAGTTATCCTACTGCAACGGCCTCTGAATATCCAACACAGCTGACGcacaagaaaacaaccttaaaaccaactttatgaagataatagaggtccttaaagaggaaatcaataaataccttaaagaaagccaggaaaacacacaaaaatatgggaagaaatgaataaataaatcccttataGAAAAGAATCCAAACAAACACAGCTAAACAATGGGAGAAAATGAATATatctcttaaagaaatccagggcggggggggggggggggggcaggtaatggaaatgaataaaactgttcaggacctggaaataaaaatagaggaagtaaagaaaacacaaactgagggaatcatCAAGATGAAAAATCTACATAAGTAAAGAGGAACTACAGACCCAAATATCACCAACAAACTAcaagaaatgaaagacagaatctcagacatagaaaatatgatagaccccctcagtcacagtcataggggaggggagtaaggggaaaatgggagggagagagcaatgggaggatacaagggaggggataaccattgagatgtaatatgaataaattaataaaaatttttttaaaaagagaaaagaaaaaaaatattatagaaacgaattgatacatcagtcaaagaaaatactaaCTCTAAAACATTTCTGACACAATACATGcagaaaatctgggacactatgaaaataccAAACCTAAGGATAACAGAAATacccaagcatggtggtacatccttttgatgccagcactcagacaggtagagacagggggatagctgtgaattcaaggccaacatgttctagaaagtgagttcatgacagccaagcatacacagagacaccctgtctcaagaagaagaaaaaaaaaagaatattcccagctcaaaggcccagaaaaacatttaagtaaatttaacaaaatcaaagaagaaaatttcctaacTTTAAGAAGGACATGCCTATAAGGCACAGAGGCTgaaaaaacaccaaatagattggaccagaaaagaaagtcttcccACCACATGATaagtaaaacattaaacatacaaagaaataatattttatttcttttttatgagaAAAGGACCAAATATCATGTAAaggaaaaatcattaaaattacaCTTGGCTTCTCAATGGGGacactaaaagccagaaaggcatgGACAAATGCTTGCAGACTCTAAGAAACCAAAAATGCCAGCCTAGAGTATAATACCCAGGAAAACTTTATATCAccatagacagagaaaacaagatattctgcGGCagagtcaaatttaaacaatatattgaaaatgcaagaaataatttcacaccagcaaaaccaaaagaagggaaacacacatgttcatgtgcgcgcgtgcgcacacacatacacacactaccaccatgaacaacaaaataacaggaattaacaatcattggccaTTAATATCACTCAATATCAAAGAACataattcctcaataaaaagacactggttaacaaaatggatgtgaaaacagtaTGCTTCAACTCCATATGAAAAACACACCTCAATGTAAAAAATAGTACCTCAGCAAAAGGGATTGGAAAAAGAGTgttcaagcaaatggacccaagaaacgaACTGatatagctattctaatatctaatttttaaaaagacttcaaactaaaattaatcaaaagttatggagaaggacatttcatacacatcaaaggaaaaattcaccaagatgatgtctcaattctgaatattcatgccccaaatgcaagggtacacacatttgtaaatgaaacattACTCAAGCATAAATAACACATcaaactccacacattaatagtaggagatcTAAATACCCAACTCACATCAATGCACACGTcttccagacaaaaactaaacaaacaaacaaataaataaataaataaaggaactaACAGACATTATGATAgcttaacagatatttacagaccatttcatccaaacacaaaacaatataacTTCTCAGCTCCTCgtggaactttcttcaaaattagccacacactcagtcacaaagcaaatctcaacaaatacagtaaaattgaaataaaccCCACATATGTACCCTATCAGATCACTGCAGATTTAAGCTGTATTTTAACacagacagcctacagactgaagCAAACTGAACAACTGTCTATGAAATAACTACCAGGTCaagtcagaaataaagaaattaaagactttctagaattaaataataacaaacacacaaaatcctcaaatttatgggacacaatgaaagtggtagTAAGAGGAAAGGTCACAGCAcgaagtgccttcaaaaagaaaatagagagatCTCATACTTACAACTTatcagcacatctgaaagctctaaaacaaaaagaagcaaatacatacaagaggagtagatggcaagaaacaATCAActgaaggctgaaatcaataaactagaaacaaagagaacaatacaaataataaatgaaaaaaagcgttggttctttgataaaatcaacaagatatacaaagccttagccaaactaactaaaagcacaaagagagtatccaaattaacaaactcagaaatgaaaagtggtgtaaaacaggcacacacataaacaaaaatccaATCA
It encodes:
- the LOC127186745 gene encoding olfactory receptor 4N2-like — its product is METENRTVVTEFILIGLTQSHDIQRLVFALSLIFYIIILPGNMLIIFTIRSDPGLIAPLYFFLGNLAFLDASYSFIVTPRMLVDFFSEKKIISYKACITQLFFLHFLGGAEGLLLVVMAFDRYIAICRPLHYSTVMNPRLCYVMLLALWFGGFVHSIIQVVLILRLPFCGPNHLDNFFCDVPQVIKLACTDTFVVELLMVFNSGLLTLVCFLGLLTSYAVILCHVHRSSSEGKNRAISTCATHVILIFLMFGPAIFIYTRPSTALSADKVVSFFHTVIFPLMNPVIYTLRNQEVKNSMKKLIIRHIIC